The Primulina tabacum isolate GXHZ01 chromosome 16, ASM2559414v2, whole genome shotgun sequence genome window below encodes:
- the LOC142530058 gene encoding FH protein interacting protein FIP2-like, with protein MTFFSQASSRMISLNIGGKKFCTTIDTLTQREPDSMLAAMFSDRHTICQDTDTGYVFVDRDGKHFRHILNWLREGEVPILKDYEYSELLREAEYFQLLGLIDGIKTSLINRKVDEEMGTELTRIDIIKCIQSEKVRFRGVNLSGLDLSKLDLSYVDFSYACLKIIVFSCANLQCAKFKDVDAEASIFDNATLRECEFTGANLRGALLAGANLQSANLQDARLINCILFGAELRSAHLQTADLTNANLEGANLEGANLKGAKLTNANLRGANLQRAYFLRDVDLRDADLEGARLDGANLLGAIGGNQKSFCTTQYVC; from the exons GGGGCAAAAAGTTTTGCACCACAATCGATACATTGACTCAGCGTGAGCCTGATTCAATGCTTGCGGCAATGTTCAGTGATCGCCACACTATCTGTCAGGATACTGATACG GGCTATGTTTTTGTTGATAGAGATGGGAAACATTTTCGGCATATTTTGAATTGGTTGAGGGAAGGTGAAGTTCCCATTTTGAAAGATTATGAATATTCTGAGCTTTTGAGAGAGGCTGAATATTTCCAGCTTCTT GGATTAATTGATGGAATTAAAACATCGTTGATCAATAGGAAGGTGGACGAGGAGATGGGTACTGAACTGACACGCATCGATATTATTAAATGCATTCAGTCTGAGAAAGTCAGATTTCGAGGTGTCAATCTCTCTGGCCTTGATCTTTCAAAACTG GACCTATCTTATGTGGACTTCAGTTATGCATGTCTAAAAATTATCGTCTTCTCATGCGCCAATCTTCAATGTGCAAAGTTCAAG GATGTGGATGCTGAGGCTTCCATATTTGACAACGCAACATTGCGAGA ATGTGAATTTACGGGGGCTAATCTTCGTGGGGCTCTTTTAGCTGGGGCCAACCTCCAGAGTGCAAATCTACAAG ATGCTCGCTTGATCAACTGTATCCTCTTCGGAGCAGAGTTACGTTCTGCACATCTACAG ACTGCTGATCTAACCAATGCCAACTTAGAAGGAGCTAATCTCGAAGGAGCAAATCTGAAG GGCGCAAAGTTAACTAATGCAAATCTGAGAGGTGCGAATCTACAAAGAGCTTATTTTTTACGGGATGTAGATCTTCGCGATGCA GATTTGGAAGGTGCAAGACTTGATGGTGCCAATTTACTTGGAGCAATCGGAGGTAATCAGAAAAGCTTCTGCACAACACAGTATGTATGCTGA